The following coding sequences are from one Saprospiraceae bacterium window:
- a CDS encoding CotH kinase family protein: MKIKIFTISTLLFFGHLKMVAQNLPYFMNFNDDHTRLKTGGVASKNVFEDNYVHKFELTFSQSDYWNQLTNNYQSKKDIVAKLTIDGVSYDSVGVRFKGQTSYSKAGSSQKKSFNISMDAFRPNQDHQGYETFNLNNCFEDPSMIREITYLSFIREHIPAARGAFAALYINGVYWGSYALVQGLNGDFIEEWFLSDEGTRWRAERVSGIGGGGQNPFGAGTSSLNFLGTDTSLYKPNYTLKSSKGSYPWQDLMVAAQALNVPDLTSVYDTLRKVMDIDRALWFVGSEILFGDDDSYINKGGMDYYVYWDKETGRLVPVEYDGNSCMSGNSATWSLFLKENDTKFPLASRLFKIPELRQRYLAHARVLVNEYYNPATFASRIDKFNSLIDSFVNVDSKKFYTYAQFKSGATELKNYAASRKSLYNSNSEFQMTGPNITEVKHFSGSLENNSPKSDEQVLVTAAVSNAQGVGNVKLYFAEGLDGYFERITMNDKGIDGDAIAGDGIYSAFIPAFGEGAFVRYYIEAASANSAGTVSFNPVGAEHDVYIYRVRTAESQVDNIVMNEIMASNESVVADQDGEFDDWIELYNKSDQDVDLSGWYLSDNSDNFEKYRIPDGTILHAKEYLIVWADEDGKQNGFHANFKLSASGENLYLLDSTLHIVDEMSFGEQQTDLAFARLPNGTGAFVVQKATFDKSNDPSATGDFASQSDWKVFPNPAKQWVVIQTKETIEQELEISDLFGNACSKFRIKGSQKIETSNWIPGMYFLRLGTSTKKLFIVK, translated from the coding sequence ATGAAAATCAAAATATTTACTATTTCGACCTTATTGTTTTTTGGGCATCTCAAAATGGTCGCTCAGAATCTACCTTATTTTATGAATTTCAATGATGATCACACGAGACTGAAAACTGGTGGAGTAGCATCAAAAAATGTGTTTGAAGATAATTATGTACATAAATTTGAACTCACATTTAGTCAATCTGACTATTGGAATCAGTTGACAAATAATTATCAAAGTAAAAAAGACATTGTTGCAAAATTGACAATTGACGGTGTCAGTTATGACAGTGTTGGTGTCAGATTTAAAGGACAGACTTCTTACTCAAAAGCAGGAAGCTCTCAGAAGAAATCTTTCAATATATCAATGGATGCATTTCGTCCTAATCAGGACCATCAAGGTTATGAGACTTTCAATTTAAACAATTGCTTCGAGGATCCTTCAATGATACGAGAGATAACTTATCTCAGCTTTATCCGAGAACACATACCTGCAGCAAGAGGAGCTTTCGCTGCATTGTATATCAATGGAGTTTATTGGGGATCGTATGCTCTAGTTCAGGGTTTAAATGGAGATTTTATTGAAGAATGGTTCCTCAGTGACGAAGGTACACGCTGGAGAGCCGAAAGGGTTTCAGGTATAGGTGGTGGCGGTCAAAATCCGTTTGGAGCAGGAACCTCTTCTTTGAATTTTCTAGGTACAGATACAAGCTTATACAAACCAAACTATACGTTGAAATCAAGTAAAGGGTCTTACCCTTGGCAAGATCTTATGGTGGCAGCACAAGCTCTTAATGTACCTGATCTCACCAGTGTTTATGATACCTTAAGGAAGGTAATGGACATCGATCGCGCCTTATGGTTTGTAGGGAGTGAAATATTATTTGGAGATGATGATTCTTACATCAACAAAGGCGGGATGGATTATTACGTCTATTGGGATAAAGAAACAGGACGATTGGTACCTGTGGAGTATGATGGAAATAGTTGCATGTCAGGTAATTCAGCTACATGGTCGCTTTTTCTCAAAGAAAATGATACGAAATTTCCACTGGCATCTAGATTATTTAAAATACCAGAACTGAGACAAAGATATCTTGCTCATGCAAGAGTTTTGGTCAATGAGTATTATAATCCGGCGACGTTTGCATCGAGAATAGACAAGTTTAATTCATTGATTGATTCTTTTGTAAATGTGGACTCGAAAAAATTTTATACATATGCTCAATTTAAATCAGGTGCAACCGAGTTGAAAAATTATGCCGCTAGTAGAAAAAGTTTGTACAATTCTAATTCAGAATTTCAGATGACCGGTCCGAACATAACTGAAGTAAAACATTTTTCCGGTAGTTTGGAAAACAATTCACCCAAATCTGACGAACAAGTACTTGTAACAGCTGCCGTTTCCAATGCGCAAGGTGTTGGAAATGTAAAATTATACTTTGCAGAGGGATTGGATGGATATTTCGAGAGGATAACTATGAATGATAAAGGAATCGATGGAGATGCAATTGCCGGAGATGGGATTTACTCAGCTTTTATTCCTGCATTTGGAGAAGGAGCGTTTGTCAGATATTATATCGAAGCTGCGTCTGCAAATTCTGCAGGAACAGTTTCATTCAACCCAGTAGGAGCTGAACATGATGTTTACATTTATAGAGTGAGGACAGCTGAATCACAAGTCGACAATATAGTCATGAATGAAATCATGGCTTCAAATGAAAGTGTAGTCGCAGATCAAGATGGAGAGTTTGATGATTGGATTGAACTTTATAATAAATCTGATCAAGATGTAGATCTCAGCGGTTGGTACTTATCTGATAATTCTGATAATTTTGAAAAATATAGAATTCCGGATGGTACAATATTACATGCAAAGGAATACTTGATTGTTTGGGCAGATGAAGACGGAAAGCAGAATGGATTTCACGCAAATTTCAAATTATCTGCAAGTGGAGAGAATCTTTATCTGTTGGATAGTACATTACACATTGTAGATGAAATGAGTTTTGGTGAACAGCAAACCGACCTTGCTTTTGCTAGATTACCAAATGGAACTGGAGCTTTTGTAGTTCAGAAAGCAACATTCGACAAATCCAACGACCCAAGTGCTACAGGAGATTTCGCTTCACAATCAGATTGGAAAGTTTTTCCAAATCCGGCAAAACAATGGGTAGTCATCCAAACAAAGGAGACCATAGAACAAGAATTGGAAATATCAGACCTGTTTGGCAATGCCTGCAGTAAATTCCGCATCAAAGGTTCACAAAAAATTGAAACAAGCAACTGGATTCCCGGGATGTATTTTCTGCGTTTAGGGACTAGCACCAAGAAGTTATTCATCGTTAAATAA
- a CDS encoding oligosaccharide flippase family protein: MGVVVRQSIKGSIVNYVGLAVSIFSVLFVYPKDLELYGLYNFIIGIAILLTPFTSLGAGSIAVRYFPVFQNQERGHGGLLSLALILCLLGNLIFIVLFFIFQPWLISYYEAKQQGVESYLIYIVPLTLLLSLSAILSNYCLNFHRVAFPLAVSNLLKIVLPVFFLLVLNNWIDVHGFFYLLVGFSLVQFCIILWYVKKLGHLFWRHKITIPEGHRFRQILQYSVFVIFGSLGALFALQIDTLMVTNFLGTQATGKYSLGVFMAASCYVPGAMILNAMLPNISKNLAENNLYELEKNYKKSSIAILLPTLFLASGLFVCFLPLRELMVNSEKLNGVASVLTFLIMARVVDGATSINGTIIGFSKYYRFDFIFLLLLGTINIGLNFYLIPRYGITGAAFSTFLSTTIYNVTKSVFIYLKFGLHPFSRKIITIFLIAGLTSVLGFAIPSTGYPLLDLLVKGAFVAIGFVFLVYKANISMEFNQLFEKYVLAYIPVRKQ; encoded by the coding sequence ATGGGTGTAGTTGTAAGGCAAAGTATTAAAGGAAGTATTGTCAATTATGTTGGATTGGCGGTAAGCATCTTTTCAGTTCTATTTGTTTATCCAAAAGATCTGGAATTGTATGGTTTGTACAATTTTATTATCGGTATTGCCATACTGTTGACACCATTTACCAGTTTGGGTGCAGGATCTATAGCAGTGAGGTATTTTCCGGTTTTCCAAAATCAAGAGAGAGGACATGGAGGCCTTTTAAGTCTGGCACTCATATTATGTCTTCTTGGAAATCTGATTTTTATAGTTTTATTTTTCATATTTCAACCCTGGTTAATTTCTTATTATGAAGCGAAACAACAAGGAGTTGAATCCTATTTAATTTATATTGTACCTCTGACATTATTGCTTTCATTATCTGCTATTTTGAGCAATTATTGCCTGAATTTTCACAGGGTTGCTTTTCCATTGGCAGTTTCCAATTTATTGAAAATAGTATTACCTGTTTTTTTTCTGTTGGTACTCAATAATTGGATAGATGTCCATGGATTTTTTTATCTGTTGGTCGGATTTTCTCTGGTTCAGTTTTGCATTATACTTTGGTATGTTAAAAAATTGGGTCATTTATTTTGGCGCCATAAAATTACAATACCGGAGGGTCACAGATTTAGGCAAATATTACAGTATTCTGTTTTTGTAATATTTGGAAGTTTAGGTGCTTTGTTTGCTTTGCAAATTGATACACTGATGGTGACCAATTTTTTAGGGACTCAGGCTACAGGAAAATACTCATTAGGTGTTTTTATGGCAGCAAGTTGTTATGTTCCTGGAGCGATGATACTTAATGCAATGCTTCCTAATATTTCCAAAAACCTTGCAGAAAACAATTTGTACGAATTAGAAAAAAATTATAAGAAGTCGAGTATAGCCATATTATTGCCAACTTTATTTTTGGCTTCAGGGCTTTTTGTTTGTTTTCTGCCTCTGAGAGAGTTGATGGTCAATAGTGAAAAACTAAATGGTGTTGCAAGTGTACTTACCTTCCTGATTATGGCTAGAGTGGTGGATGGAGCCACCAGTATCAATGGTACTATCATAGGGTTTTCAAAATATTACCGCTTTGATTTTATCTTTCTTTTGCTTCTGGGAACAATAAACATTGGATTGAATTTTTATTTAATTCCACGATATGGGATTACAGGAGCAGCTTTTTCTACATTTTTGTCGACTACAATTTATAATGTTACAAAGTCGGTGTTTATTTATTTAAAATTCGGTTTACATCCTTTTTCTCGGAAGATAATCACTATTTTTTTGATAGCTGGATTGACTTCTGTTTTGGGATTTGCCATCCCCTCAACTGGTTATCCTTTATTGGATCTTTTAGTAAAGGGTGCTTTTGTAGCAATTGGTTTTGTTTTCCTAGTGTACAAAGCAAATATTTCAATGGAGTTCAATCAGCTATTTGAGAAGTATGTATTAGCTTATATTCCAGTTCGAAAACAGTAA